GGTGTTTAAATAGGATTGCAAGCGATATAACTCCCTTAGAAAGCCTCTAACGAAGATGTTTCTAGAAGGGTACACTGATGTTAAAAAAAGGCGGCGGTAAACATTTCGACCGATTCAAAACCATCATAAACAAGAGTTACCGCATTCAGATAGATTGTCATGTCCGCTTCTTTATCTTCCTCGTGCGTCAACTTAGCAAACATGTTAAAATTCTGTCAGCCCATCGCGAGGATGGAATGGCTGAAATTGTTTGCCATGCAGAAACTCTACGCGACTGTGCACATATGAAACGAATTCTCAGGGACTGGGTAGGCCCTAAAAAATTCCTCATCGAAGAATTGCCACTCTAGATCCTGCATAAATTTTTTATCTCTAATCCCCCTCTCGACTTTAAATCATTTGTCTGGCGGGTTAGATTGAAAGCTTTAGTCGCTTGGTCAGCCAAGTGTTCGGGATGCAGAATATGTGAGCTGGTTTGTAGCGTAGCTCATTTTAAAGTTAATAATCCAAAAAAGTCTGCAATCCGTGTTATGCAACTTTTTCCGAAGCCCGCGGTTAATACACCGATTTTCTGTCGACAGTGCGCCATTTTAAAATGCGCCGAGAAGTGCCCTACCAAGGCGATTACTAGAAGTCCTGATGGCAGGATGGTAGTTGACCAGACTAATTGTATTGGATGCGGAGCATGCGCCGAAGGGTGTCCGTTTGGGGCAATCTACTTCCATCCTGAGGTTAAGACTCCGATCAAATGTGATCTGTGCGATGGAAATCCGCGGTGCGTACAATTTTGTCCAACAAACGCGTTAGAATATGTTCCAAAATCAGTTATCGCCCAAAGCACGAGGACAGCAATTGCAGGAAAACATCGTGAGAGGAATGTATAATGCCAAGAATTAAAGGTGGCTATTTAAGGAAAATCGCCCGAGTTGACCTCA
The Candidatus Bathyarchaeota archaeon DNA segment above includes these coding regions:
- a CDS encoding 4Fe-4S dicluster domain-containing protein, translated to MKALVAWSAKCSGCRICELVCSVAHFKVNNPKKSAIRVMQLFPKPAVNTPIFCRQCAILKCAEKCPTKAITRSPDGRMVVDQTNCIGCGACAEGCPFGAIYFHPEVKTPIKCDLCDGNPRCVQFCPTNALEYVPKSVIAQSTRTAIAGKHRERNV